The Haloplanus natans DSM 17983 DNA segment GCGCGTCGGCGTCCGCGAACGCCACCACGTCGCCGGCGACCGGACGGTCGAACGGCAGGCCGCGGCGCAGGCGTTCGGAGAGTATCCGATTGAACGCGTGGGACTGTGCCGCGTTGACGAAGAGGCGCTGGAGGTTCCACGGGACGGTTTCGAGCGCCGCGCGGAAGTCGGCGGGCTCCGCCCCGCCGTTCTCGACCAGCTTACGAAGCATCGACCGCTCGTAGCCGAGATGTCCCGGCATCGCGTCGAGCGCCGCCTGCCAGTCGGGGTCGGCGCTCGCCGCCACGTCGTCGACCGTCTCCCGCGCCGCCTGGGTCCGCTCCGGCTCCGTCTCGGCGGGGTTGCCTGCGTAGACGAGGACGGCCTCGCGCCACTCCTCGCGGACGACGTGGAGACCGACCTCGTGGGTGACGGGGCGCTTGCTGCCGAAGCGCTGGTTGCCGAAGACGTTGGGGACGGCGACGCGTCCGCCGCCGAACTCGCTGAGGTCCTCGGTGACGGCGGCCACCGCGTCGGGCCGGTCCGGATCGCGAACCCGGATCTGGAAGGCGTTGCCGGCGAGGTCACCGAACTCCAGGTTGCGGCCGATGCGGCCCAGGGGGTCGACCTTGGCGGCCGAGAGGGCGGGTAGGTCGGCGGCGTCGACGCCCCGGATCGAAAACAGCTGCGTCGTGACCGCGCGTTTGTCCTTGGTGCCCGCCCACGACACCCGTTCGCGGCTGATGCCCAGCGCGTCCGAGAGCGCGCCCGCGAAGTCGTTGGTGTCCCAGTCGGTGAGCGTCGCGCGGACGAGGAGGTGGGGGTACGCGCCGGGGTCGGCGTCGAGTGGCTCCGGCGCCATCGCCTCGATTTCGCGCACCCGGAAGTCGGCCGGGTCGGCGCGAAGGCGCCCGCCCGTGCCGGGACCGTCGCTCACGTAGTAGTCGATGCCGACCTGCCGTTCGAGTGGGTGTGCCTCGCGCATCTGAGCCGTCGCCTCCGGCTTCGCGGTCCCGACGGGATACGCTGTCGGTTCGGGGTCAGCCGACGAGGCCGACCCACTCGACCAGCAACAGGCAGCCGACGCCGATCCCGAGGGCGCCCGCGAACCCGTGGAGCGCACGTTCCAGCCCCGTTCCCAGCGTTCGCCCCCACAGCGCCGACACCGCCGCCATCGTCAGGACCGAGCAGACGCCGAAGGCGGCGAGAAAGGTGGCTGCCGTCGGGAGACCGGGCGCCGTCGAGACGAGGGCGACGACGAGGGCGCCGCTGCCGGCGACGCCGTGGAGGGCGCCCACGACCGCGGAGTCGCCGTGGAGGTGGACGTGGCCGCCGAGCGACAGTCGCCCCACGTCGACGCGCCCGTGGAGCGGCCGGGACCCGTGGGCGTGTTCGTGGCGACGGCCCACGCCCGCGAGCATCCGGGCGCCGAGGTAGATCAGGACGGCACCGACGGCCGCCTCGAAGAGGCCGACGACCGACTCGGGGAGACGTACGCCGACCAGGAGCAAGGCGAGGCCGAGGACGGCGATTGGGGCGGTGTGCCCGACACCCCACGACGCGCCGACGAGGCTCGGACGCGAAGCGGTGCCGTCCGATTCGTGGGGCTCGACGAGCGTCACCACTGCCGCGAGATGGTCGGTTTCGAGGGCGTGACGGGTGCCGAGGGCACCACCCGCGACGGCCGCGGCGACCAGTGACACGCTCGACACTCGTCGACGGGTGGCTTAATTCGCGCGGTTCGCGGTACGCCCCCAGCGAGTCCCACCGACGCCCACGGATACCCCCGCTCAGTACAGCGAGAGGTCGCCCGTCACCCCGTCGACCTCGTCGTCGTCGCCCGGCCCGACCGCGAGCGCCGTCACCGTTCCCGACTCCAACTGGGTGTGGCCGGCGTCGCGGATGATGGCGTTCGGCAGGCCCGCCCGCTCGGCGGCGTCGGCCAACTCGAAGAGTTCGGATTCGCCGCTCGCCTTCAGGACGACTTTCTTCTGTCCCTCGCCCTTCCACGCCCGGCGGGTGCGCTTGCTGGCGTCCTCGTACGCCGAGAGCGAGGCGTGGGCGACCTGTGCGGCGAGTTTCCCCTGTCCCATGCCGAGGTCGGTCCGCGCGACGATGGCCTGTTTCATACCTCGTCGCTGACGCGGGGGCGCCAAAGCGTCGTCGGTCCGGCGCGGT contains these protein-coding regions:
- the truD gene encoding tRNA pseudouridine(13) synthase TruD, whose product is MREAHPLERQVGIDYYVSDGPGTGGRLRADPADFRVREIEAMAPEPLDADPGAYPHLLVRATLTDWDTNDFAGALSDALGISRERVSWAGTKDKRAVTTQLFSIRGVDAADLPALSAAKVDPLGRIGRNLEFGDLAGNAFQIRVRDPDRPDAVAAVTEDLSEFGGGRVAVPNVFGNQRFGSKRPVTHEVGLHVVREEWREAVLVYAGNPAETEPERTQAARETVDDVAASADPDWQAALDAMPGHLGYERSMLRKLVENGGAEPADFRAALETVPWNLQRLFVNAAQSHAFNRILSERLRRGLPFDRPVAGDVVAFADADAPDGVALPDTGRLQRVSADRVDVVRRHCERGRAFVTAPLVGTETELGDGEPGDIEREILADLDLDPADFDLPGNFESTGTRRAILVDTALELARDPLTLSFSLPSGSYATAVLREYLKVDPRDL
- the pth2 gene encoding peptidyl-tRNA hydrolase Pth2, whose product is MKQAIVARTDLGMGQGKLAAQVAHASLSAYEDASKRTRRAWKGEGQKKVVLKASGESELFELADAAERAGLPNAIIRDAGHTQLESGTVTALAVGPGDDDEVDGVTGDLSLY